The following coding sequences lie in one Trichoderma breve strain T069 chromosome 1, whole genome shotgun sequence genomic window:
- a CDS encoding enoyl-CoA hydratase/isomerase domain-containing protein, translating into MSRAMSSSLGARPLSAEAYNVKELPGDEPNDVVFESKYGLRTVLLNRPKKLNSLNGSMIRKIVPRLIEWEKSDMANVIVMKGAGEKALCAGGDVAALAQYNQEGADGWKKSADYFALEYQLDHYIATYQKPYIAFMDGITMGGGVGLSIHAPFRIATERTMFAMPETTIGFFPDVGASFFLPRMNGSIGTYLALTSDRLTGPNVFYSGIATHYLHSSSLPDLEARLAELRFRDEDPLPRRLELINDTLEEFCTGLPYDQAFALSGETRRAIDRCFSKNNVNDIIAALKEERGETEEWAQKQLATLGKRSPTAVHVALRQMRVGGKWSISETFEKEHQIASKFMQHHDFTEGVTALLVRKEAAKWQPESLEAIPASENTAKPFFDFNKDAGFKLFTDRTYSEYPFAALGVPTEKEIQAIVSGNSLTPAELAKQVKASRKNRQGVAEVVDEIISRKTTVDEQGKAKWVAGDSAASSRL; encoded by the exons ATGAGCAGAGCGATGAGCTCGTCACTGGGCGCACGACCG TTGTCTGCCGAGGCCTACAATGTCAAGGAATTGCCTGGCGACGAGCCCAACGATGTCGTCTTCGAGAGCAAGTACGGACTTAGAACCGTGCTGCTAAACCGCCCAAAGAAGCTCAACTCCCTCAATGGATCCATGATTCGCAAGATCGTTCCCCGGCTGATCGAGTGGGAGAAGTCTGACATGGCAAACGTCATTGTCATGAAGGGTGCTGGCGAGAAGGCTCTTTGCGCCGGCGGCGATGTTGCCGCACTGGCTCAGTACAACCAGGAGGGTGCCGATGGATGGAAGAAATCAGCCGACTACTTTGCTCTCGAATACCAGCTGGACCACTACATTGCCACATATCAGAAGCCCTACATTGCCTTCATGGACGGTATCACCATGGGTGGCGGCGTTGGACTGAGTATCCACGCACCCTTCCGAATTGCGACTGAGAGGACAATGTTTGCCATGCCCGAGACGACGATTGGATTCTTCCCCGATGTCGgtgcttctttcttcctgcCTCGGATGAACGGCTCCATCGGAACCTACCTCGCGCTGACTAGCGACCGGCTCACTGGACCCAACGTCTTCTACAGCGGTATTGCGACTCACTACCTACACTCGTCAAGCTTGCCAGATCTCGAGGCACGTCTGGCAGAGTTGCGCTTCCGCGATGAGGACCCTCTCCCCCGGAGGCTCGAGCTCATCAACGATACGTTGGAGGAGTTCTGCACCGGCCTGCCCTACGACCAGGCCTTTGCTCTGAGCGGTGAAACTCGACGGGCCATTGACCGATGCTTCAGCAAGAACAACGTGAATGACATCATTGCTGCCTTGAAGGAAGAGCGGGGTGAGACTGAAGAGTGGgcgcagaagcagctggccacGCTTGGGAAGCGGTCGCCCACTGCCGTGCATGTTGCCCTTAGGCAGATGCGGGTTGGCGGTAAATGGAGCATCTCGGAGACCTTTGAGAAGGAACACCAGATTGCCAGCAAGTTCATGCAGCACCACGACTTCACGGAGGGTGTGACGGCGCTGCTGGTGCGTAAGGAGGCTGCCAAGTGGCAACCCGAATCTCTCGAGGCCATCCCAGCCAGCGAGAACACTGCCAAGCCCTTCTTCGACTTCAACAAGGACGCCGGATTTAAGCTGTTTACGGACCGCACCTACTCCGAATACCCCTTCGCCGCCCTCGGCGTGCCTACGGAGAAGGAGATTCAGGCCATTGTATCTGGCAACTCTCTTACACCAGCAGAACTCGCGAAGCAGGTCAAGGCGTCAAGAAAGAACCGACAGGGTGTGGCAGAGGTTGTAGACGAGATTATCAGCAGGAAAACAACAGTTGACGAGCAAGGCAAAGCCAAGTGGGTGGCCGGTGATTCTGCAGCATCAAGTCGACTATAA
- a CDS encoding glycosyl hydrolase family 76 domain-containing protein: MRSPWAAATAALCLLGQGANAISLTVTDSTSVLNAAGTVAYGLMKYYTGNNTGDNPGNLPDPYYWWEAGAMFGTMIDYWRMTKDSSYNTATMQAMLWQAGTDGAFLPTNQSLTEGNDDQGFWAMAAMTAAEDVFPNPPSDQPQWLAMAQAVFNQYVGRWDEHCGGGLRWQIFSWNKGYDYKNSVANGCFFNVAARLARYTGNQTYADWALKVWQWEKTIGLIGPQYQIYDGLSIDSNNTCGQMDQNQWSYNAGIYMHGAAAMYNFTNNATWKANLDGIITQTVGKFVQNGVIYEQFCEPRGFCSVDQSTFKGYLVRYMASTMQLAPHTIQTLMPLITNSASAAASICTGPASAAFKGIDGTGCGFAWLPKGTYDGKNGVGSQMNALDAIMYTQVLKAPAPATAKKGGTSKGDPGAGMGNIDPAGDIDKVTKPTTGGKVGAAILTLLLLLSVLGGSAVLLL, translated from the exons ATGAGGTCTCCTTGGGCGGCTGCGACAGCGGCCCTGTGCCTGCTGGGTCAGGGAGCTAATGCCATTTCTTTGACCGTGACCGACAGCA CTTCCGTCTTAAACGCCGCGGGTACCGTTGCATATGGATTAATGAAATATTACACGGGAAACAACACTGGCGATAACCCCGGAAACTTGCCAGACCCATACTATT GGTGGGAGGCCGGTGCGATGTTCGGAACCATGATTGATTACTGGCGCATGACAAAAGATTCGTCCTACAACACTGCCACTATGCAGGCTATGCTTTGGCAGGCCGGAACCGATGGCGCCTTTCTGCCCACGAACCAGTCGCTGACTGAAGGAAACGACGATCAAGGCTTCTGGGCCATGGCCGCCATGACCGCCGCCGAAGATGTCTTCCCCAACCCGCCATCCGATCAACCACAATGGCTGGCCATGGCGCAGGCCGTCTTCAACCAGTATGTCGGTCGATGGGATGAGCACTGTGGTGGTGGTCTCCGTTGGCAGATTTTCTCATGGAACAAGGGTTACGATTACAAAAACTCCGTTGCCAACGGCTGTTTCTTCAACGTTGCCGCTCGATTGGCCCGATACACCGGTAACCAGACGTATGCTGACTGGGCCCTCAAGGTCTGGCAGTGGGAGAAGACGATTGGTCTCATTGGTCCCCAGTACCAGATTTATGACGGTCTAAGTATCGACAGCAACAACACATGCGGCCAGATGGACCAGAACCAGTGGTCCTATAACGCGGGTATCTACATGCACGGCGCTGCCGCCATGTACAACTTTACCAACAACGCGACCTGGAAGGCCAATCTGGacggcatcatcactcaGACAGTTGGCAAATTTGTCCAAAACGGCGTCATTTACGAGCAGTTTTGCGAGCCTCGAGGCTTCTGCTCTGTCGACCAGAGTACCTTCAAGGGCTATTTGGTCCGCTATATGGCCTCTACTATGCAGCTCGCCCCGCATACTATTCAGACTCTTATGCCCCTAATCACCAACTCTGCTTCAGCCGCAGCGTCCATTTGCACAGGGCCGGCCTCGGCCGCATTCAAGGGAATCGACGGCACGGGATGTGGTTTCGCGTGGCTTCCCAAGGGTACATACGACGGCAAAAATGGTGTTGGATCACAAATGAACGCTCTGGATGCCATCATGTATACTCAAGTTCTTAAGGCCCCTGCGCCAGCCACGGCTAAGAAGGGCGGTACTTCGAAGGGTGACCCCGGCGCTGGTATGGGTAACATTGATCCTGCAGGCGACATTGACAAGGTTACGAAGCCTACCACCGGTGGAAAGGTTGGAGCAGCAATCCTCActctcctgctgcttcttAGCGTCCTGGGCGGCAGCGCGGTGCTTCTGTTGTGA
- a CDS encoding microfibril-associated/Pre-mRNA processing domain-containing protein, with the protein MPPKRMTANPVKPSRHRAGKPSGADSSSSDSEASDADEPVEPVAVPPPPKAASAGKIISNLNKVDLNSRRKDAEAAEARRIAAEKAERLAAEEGFVTEEEEEDDEEEEEEDESESEEEESSSEEEAPRRLMMRPKFIPKNQRGAAAKDSEKEQEAARQAEEEARKQAADALVEEQIKKDLAARAAGKKHWDDEDNEESDVDTTDGLDPAAEEAAWRVRELKRLKRARQAIEEREKELAEVERRRNLTEEERAAEDEAYIAKQQEEKENKGKMAYKQKYYHKGAFFQEETAAAGLLQRDIMGGRIQDDVRNREALPEYLQLRDMTKLGKKGATKYKDMRSEDTGRWGSFDGDRRRDDRRRKRSTSRERYRDDGDKRRRVDDRD; encoded by the exons ATGCCTCCAAAGCGCATGACGGCAAACCCCGTCAAGCCGTCTCGCCACAGAGCAGGCAAGCCCTCCGGCGCcgattcctcctcctcagacTCAGAAGCCAGCGACGCCGACGAGCCCGTCGAGCCCGTCGCCgtccctcctcccccaaagGCCGCCAGCGCCGGCAAAATCATCAGCAACCTAAACAAAGTCGACCTCAATTCTAGGCGTAAAGATGCAGAAGCCGCCGAAGCGCGTCGAATCGCCGCGGAAAAGGCCGAGAGGCTAGCAGCGGAAGAAGGCTTCGTtactgaagaagaggaagaagatgacgaggaggaagaagaagaggatgaaagcgagtcagaagaggaggagagcagcagtgaagaagaggcgcCGAGGAGATTAATGATGCGGCCGAAATTCATACCGAAAAACCAACGAGGCGCCGCCGCAAAGGACTCGGAAAAGGAACAAGAAGCCGCCAGACAAGCCGAGGAGGAAGCCCGGAAACAAGCCGCCGATGCGCTCGTCGAGGAGCAAATCAAGAAGGACCTCGCCGCGCGCGCCGCGGGGAAGAAGCACTGGGACGACGAAGACAACGAGGAATCCGACGTCGACACCACGGACGGGCTGGACCCCGCGGCGGAAGAAGCAGCCTGGAGAGTGCGCGAGCTGAAGCGCCTCAAACGCGCCCGCCAAGCCATTGAGGAGCGCGAGAAGGAGCTCGCGGAGGTGGAGCGCCGCCGCAACCTCACCGAGGAAGAGCGCGCCGCCGAGGACGAAGCCTACATCGCGAAACAacaggaggaaaaggagaacaagggcaAAATGGCGTATAAGCAGAAATACTACCACAAAGGCGCCTTCTTCCAGGAGGAGACGGCCGCCGCGGGCTTGCTCCAGCGAGACATCATGGGCGGCCGCATACAGGACGACGTGCGCAACCGCGAGGCCCTGCCCGAGTACCTGCAGCTGCGGGACATGACCAAGCTGGGCAAGAAGGGCGCGACAAAGTACAAGGACATGCGGAGCGAGGATACCGGCCGTTGGGGATCGTTCGATGGGGATAGGAGGCGAGATGACCGGCGTCG AAAGAGGAGCACGTCTCGTGAAAGATATCGTGATGACGGCGACAAGAGACGCAGGGTTGATGATCGAGATTGA
- a CDS encoding rmlD substrate binding domain-containing protein, which produces MAQRTVLVTGATGLLGREVVAAFKIRNGWTVKGSGYSRADGADIIKLDLESGADIAKTLDEIRPHAVVHCAAQRFPDKVDKDPEAARALNIAASKTLASATAARDILMIYISTDYVFPGRPGDAPYEADATPAPTNLYGQTKLDGEKAVLEEYAVAGKEGLGVTLRVPVLYGHAETPSESAVNVLMDSVWKAQTEGTKIKMDHWAIRYPTNTGDVGRVCHDVATKYLDSGDRKSLPRTLQFSSEDKMTKYEICQHFGDIMGLSIANIEPNTEGNDPNASVQRPYDCHLSTRELKNLEIDVSTVDFVSWWRREVRAFRK; this is translated from the exons ATGGCGCAGCGAACAGTCCTCGTAACTGGTGCTACCGGATTATTGGGTAGGGAAGTCGTTGCCGCTTTCAAGATTCGTAACGGATGGACCGTCAAGGGCTCAGGCTACTCACGAGCGGATGGCGctgatatcatcaagctcGACCTGGAGAGCGGAGCTGATATTGCCAAAACACTGGACGAAATACG ACCCCACGCGGTGGTTCATT gTGCGGCGCAGCGCTTCCCAGACAAGGTGGACAAGGACCCAGAAGCGGCCAGAGCTCTCAATATCGCCGCCAGCAAGACGCTTGCCAGTGCTACTGCGGCTCGGGACATTTTGATGATTTACATCTCCACTGATTATGTCTTTCCTGGACGGCCAGGCGACGCCCCTTACGAAGCCGATGCCACCCCAGCCCCTACTAACCTCTACGGCCAGACGAAGCTGGATGGAGAAAAAGCCGTGCTGGAAGAGTACGCTGTAGCTGGAAAGGAGGGCCTTGGGGTCACTCTTCGAGTCCCAGTGCTGTACGGCCACGCGGAAACGCCCTCTGAAAGCGCCGTCAACGTGCTGATGGATAGTGTTTGGAAGGCCCAGACAGAGGgcaccaagatcaagatggaCCATTGGGCCATTCGCTACCCGACCAACACGGGAGACGTAGGACGAGTCTGCCATG ATGTGGCGACCAAGTACCTCGACTCGGGGGATCGCAAGTCTCTTCCCCGGACGCTCCAATTCTCGAGCGAAGACAAAATGACAAAGTACGAGATCTGCCAACACTTTGGAGACATCATGGGCTTGTCCATTGCCAACATCGAACCCAACACGGAGGGCAACGATCCAAACGCCAGCGTGCAACGGCCGTATGATTGCCACTTGAGCACGCGAGAGCTCAAGAATCTCGAGATCGATGTCTCAACGGTCGATTTCGTCAGCTGGTGGCGCCGCGAGGTTCGAGCGTTCCGCAAgtag
- a CDS encoding polyprenyl synthetase domain-containing protein, with protein MAQKTTLKEFEAVYPKLEEALLDHAKSYKLPEKELEWLKKNLEVNPLGGKCNRGMSVPDSASVILGRPLTEDEYFKTATLGWMTELLQAFFLVSDDIMDSSITRRGQPCWYRQEGVGMIAINDAFILESGIYVILKKFFRDHPRYIELVELFHETSFQTELGQLCDLLTAPEDSVNLDNFSLEKYSFIVIYKTAFYSFYLPVALALYYLDIATPKNLQTAKDILIPLGEYFQIQDDYLDNFGLPEHIGKIGTDIKDNKCSWLVNQALKIVTPEQRKTLEDNYGQKDDAKEKVIKQLYDDLKLKELYEEFEEKRAGELKDMINKIDESEGLKKQVFEVFLSKIYKRSK; from the exons ATGGCTCAAAAGACTACCCTCAAGGAGTTTGAAGCTGTCTACCCCAagctggaagaagctctcctcGACCATGCCAAGTCCTACAAGCTGCCcgagaaggagcttgagTGGCTCAAGAAG AACCTCGAGGTCAACCCTCTCGGCGGAAAATGCAACCGCGGCATGTCCGTCCCCGACTCTGCCTCCGTCATCCTGGGCCGCCCTCTGACCGAGGACGAATACTTCAAGACGGCCACCCTGGGCTGGATGACGGAGCTCCTCCAggccttcttcctcgtctccgacgacatcatggacagcagcatcacccGCCGCGGCCAGCCTTGCTGGTACCGCCAAGAAGGAGTCGGCATGATCGCCATCAACGACGCCTTCATCCTCGAGTCGGGCATCTACGTGATCCTCAAGAAGTTCTTCCGCGACCACCCCCGCTACATCGAGCTCGTCGAGCTCTTCCACGAGACGTCCTTCCAGACCGAGCTCGGCCAGCTCTGCGACCTGCTCACCGCCCCCGAGGACAGCGTCAACCTCGACAACTTCTCCCTCGAAAAGTACtccttcatcgtcatctacAAGACCGCCTTCTACTCCTTCTACCTCCCcgtcgccctcgccctctaCTACCTCGACATCGCCACCCCAAAGAACCTCCAGACCGCAAAGGACATCCTCATCCCCCTCGGCGAGTACTTCCAGATCCAGGACGACTACCTCGACAACTTCGGCCTGCCCGAGCACATTGGCAAGATCGGCACCGACATCAAGGACAACAAGTGCTCCTGGCTCGTCAACCAGGCCCTCAAGATCGTCACCCCCGAGCAGCGCAAGACCCTCGAGGACAACTACGGCCAAAAGGACGACGCCAAGGAAAAGGTCATCAAGCAGCTCTACGACGacctcaagctcaaggagctgtACGAGGAGTTTGAGGAGAAGCGCGCCGGCGAGCTCAAGGACATGATCAACAAGATTGACGAGAGCGAGGGCCTCAAGAAGCAGGTGTTTGAGGTGTTCCTGAGCAAGATCTACAAGCGAAGCAAATAA
- a CDS encoding DNA polymerase alpha/epsilon subunit B domain-containing protein, protein MADEEIQSRFAPNGTLEPDVVSELQSMGRLHDISAEDLYFKWESYCIKMDVDAQAVTLSNVRGLKQSIQDELEKSQRRLQVKSERKMAPTPRPKAGKGDVFGMLDGLVPSTPASGKHKAPGSGGLRKRMEMQRDIPSSPAAGLNEQLRSMNLPSATFAERQNAGEVVEILNDELPPAEAPIAPFPEPRIKLTAASDQKKTGYKPLAMKLSEASEILDDRIDDFLDLVREHHNLEDSAFGNAATASTTEVVAVGRIASDSLEGKLNAASIVLETSRRMGRGLRVPLKMDGVQSWSFFPGQIVALRGSNITGDEFIVKEILDMPLLPSAASSPAALEAHREKLRGDPDAMDSDSEPAPLSIIYAAGPYTADDNLDYEPLQALCNQAADTYADALVLTGPFLDIDHPLIATGDFDLPEEATYDPDTANMNTVFKYLVAPALNRLASANPHLTVILVPSVRDVLDKHVSWPQDTIPRRELGLPKSVRIVSNPMTLSMNEVVLGLSSQDVLYELRSEEVSRGAPPGELMRRLCRHLVEQRHYFPVFPPTDRSRLPKTGTENGLATGAMLDVSYLKLGEMVSVRPDVLLIPSSLPPFAKVVESVLAINPGPLSKRRGAGTYARMTLYPPTSDGEVINGLISHKVFDRARVEIVRI, encoded by the exons ATGGCCGACGAAGAAATCCAGTCTCGATTCGCTCCCAACGGGACGCTGGAGCCAGATGTTGTCAGCGAGCTCCAGTCCATGGGCCGGCTACACGACATCTCGGCCGAGGATCTCTATTTCAAATGGGAGTCGTACTGCATCAAGATGGACGTGGACGCGCAGGCCGTGACGCTGTCGAATGTGCGCGGCCTGAAGCAGAGCATCCaggacgagctggagaagtcGCAGCGGCGGCTGCAGGTCAAGagcgagaggaagatggcgccGACGCCGAGGCCCAAGGCGGGCAAGGGGGATGTGTTTGGCATGTTGGATGGTTTGGTGCCGAGCACGCCTGCGTCGGGGAAGCACAAGGCGCCTGGCAGTGGGgggttgaggaagaggatggagatgcagagggACATTCCGAGCtcgccagcagcaggacTCAACGAGCAGCTCAGGTCGATGAATCTCCC GTCAGCGACCTTTGCAGAGCGACAGAACGCGGGAGAGGTGGTGGAAATCCTCAACGACGAGCTCCCGCCAGCCGAAGCGCCCATTGCGCCCTTTCCCGAACCGAGAATCAAGCTTACGGCTGCCTCTGATCAGAAAAAGACGGGCTATAAGCCTCTGGCAATGAAGCTATCCGAGGCTAGCGAGATCCTCGACGACCGAATCGACGACtttcttgaccttgtccgTGAGCACCACAATCTGGAGGACTCTGCCTTTGGCAACGCTGCAACTGCAAGCACAACTGAAGTTGTAGCTGTAGGTCGTATTGCGTCAGATTCTCTGGAGGGCAAGCTCAATGCTGCCTCAATAGTGCTGGAGACGTCAAGGCGGATGGGGAGGGGCCTGAGAGTGCCGCTCAAGATGGACGGTGTccagagctggagcttcttcCCGGGTCAGATTGTTGCGCTCAGGGGCAGCAACATCACGGGAGATGAGTTTATCGTCAAGGAGATTCTAGACATGCCGCTTTTGCCAAGCGCTGCGTCCAGCCCTGCCGCTCTGGAGGCTCATCGGGAGAAGCTCAGGGGTGACCCAGATGCCATGGACTCAGACTCGGAACCTGCACCGCTGAGCATCATCTATGCAGCTGGGCCGTACACGGCTGATGATAACCTGGACTATGAGCCGCTGCAGGCGCTCTGCAATCAGGCAGCTGATACATACGCCGATGCGCTCGTTCTCACGGGACCGTTCCTGGATATCGACCATCCGCTTATCGCTACGGGAGACTTTGATCTTCCTGAAGAAGCCACATATGACCCTGACACTGCCAACATGAACACCGTCTTCAAATATCTCGTCGCCCCAGCGTTAAATCGTCTCGCTTCCGCAAATCCTCATCTCACAGTCATCCTCGTCCCTTCCGTGCGAGACGTCCTCGACAAACACGTCTCCTGGCCTCAGGATACCATTCCCCGACGAGAGCTCGGCCTGCCCAAGTCGGTGCGCATCGTCTCTAACCCCATGACCCTATCCATGAACGAGGTTGTTCTCGGCCTGTCTAGCCAAGATGTGCTGTACGAGCTACGCAGCGAGGAGGTTTCCAGGGGGGCACCTCCCGGAGAGCTCATGCGACGGTTGTGTCGTCACCTGGTTGAGCAGCGGCACTACTTCCCTGTGTTTCCGCCGACGGACAGGTCACGGCTGCCGAAGACGGGGACGGAAAATGGGCTTGCGACGGGTGCTATGCTTGATGTGAGCTATCTCAAGTTGGGCGAGATGGTCAGCGTTCGGCCTGATGTGTTGCTGATTCCTAGCTCATTACCTCCTTTTGCAAAG GTTGTTGAAAGTGTTTTGGCAATCAACCCAGGTCCTTTGTCAAAGAGACGCGGAGCAGGAACATATGCGCGCATGACTTTGTATCCTCCAACTTCAGACGGAGAAGTAATAAATGGCCTGATAAGTCACAAGGTATTCGATAGAGCACGGGTAGAGATTGTGAGGATATAG
- a CDS encoding LSM domain-containing protein, translating into MADPKIQELLTKSRSELTEYEIAQLEEYEFSSGPLSILQTAVRSHTQVLISIRSNRKLLARVKAFDRHCNMVLENVKEMWTETPRLADGKKGRPVNKDRFISKMFLRGDSVILVLLS; encoded by the exons atggcCGACCCCAAGATTCA GGAACTTCTCACCAAGTCTCGCTCCGAACTCAC CGAGTACGAGATTGCGCAGCTTGAAGAGTATGAGTTCTCTTCCGGTCCCCTTTCCATCCTCCAGACGGCTGTGAGGTCGCACACGCAGGTGCTCATCTCCATTCGCTCGAACCGCAAGCTACTGGCACGTGTCAAGGCCTTTGACAGGCATTGCAACATGGTGCTCGAGAACGTCAAGGAGATGTGGACGGAAACGCCCAGGCTAGCGGACGGAAAGAAGGGCCGGCCGGTCAACAAGGACAGATTCATCAGCAAGAT GTTCCTGAGAGGTGATAGCGTCATCCTGGTTCTTCTATCCTAG
- a CDS encoding dak1 domain-containing protein, translating into MSTKHFINDPTHLVNTALHSLTLTNPNVALDSDNKIIYRRPSDAPQQVSIISGGGSGHEPSFAAMVGPGMLSAAVAGTIFASPSAEQVRNGIMSRVDTEKGVLVVVMNYTGDILNFGMAVEKAIAAGQAVEMVVVGDDVGVGRKKTGKVGRRGIAGTVLVLKIAGALAAQGRSLEEVAKVARLTAANIVSVGASLEHVHVPGRVIDSSEALAPEQVEVGMGIHNEPGSSREKLELPQLVERMLTQLLDQSDKDRAFLNVNSNEVVLLINNLGGVSVLELGGITTEVVNQLSDKYNIRPVRIISGTFMTSLNGQGFSITLLNVVNTDIGGPGMIELLDAPSEVTGWSAPVQKTSWEAKNTATRTDTAGTNKETQPSGLQMDAKHATSVLTNALERVIAAEPEVTKYDTIVGDGDCGIGLKRGAEAILKHIQQKPLTGDVVVDVASIVQVVETAMDGTSGALYAIFLNALVHALRTLGSGEAGPSVWSAALKLSCEALSKYTPAQPGDRTLVDALYPFVEVLGKTGDVKQAADAARKAADETKGMQASLGRSVYIGGSGYEEVPDPGAWGLACFFLGLGGVKPTEEGWESI; encoded by the exons ATGTCTACAAAACACTTCATCAATGACCCGACTCATCTGGTCAACACTGCGCTTCACAGCCTGACTCTCACCAATCCCAACGTTGCCCTCGACTCAGATAACAAAATCATCTATCGCCGGCCATCCGATGCTCCCCAGCAAGTCTCAATCATCTCGGGCGGAGGGTCTGGCCATGAGCCCTCGTTCGCCGCCATGGTTGGCCCGGGCATGCTTTCAGCTGCCGTGGCGGGCACAATATTTGCCAGTCCCTCAGCTGAGCAGGTCAGgaatggcatcatgtcaAGAGTAGACACCGAGAAGGGCGTGTTGGTCGTTGTGATGAATTACACGGGCGACATTCTCAACTTTGGAATGGCCGtggaaaaggccattgcGGCTGGCCAGGCCGTCGAGATGGTTgtcgttggtgatgatgtagGTGttgggaggaagaagacgggcaAGGTAGGAAGGCGAGGAATCGCTGGTACTGTGCTCGTGCTCAAGATTGCCGGTGCTCTCGCCGCGCAAGGACGGTCGTTGGAAGAGGTGGCAAAGGTGGCTCGGCTGACTGCGGCCAACATCGTCAGTGTTGGTGCCAGCTTGGAGCATGTTCACGTTCCGGGACGAGTTATCGATTCCAGTGAAGCCTTGGCACCTGAGCAAGTCGAGGTCGGAATGGGCATTCACAATGAGCCCGGATCAAGTagggagaagctggagctgcctcAGTTGGTGGAGAGAATGCTTACCCAACTGCTCGACCAAAGCGACAAGGACAGGGCTTTCCTAAACGTCAACTCAAACGAGGTTGTCCtgctcatcaacaaccttgGAGGTGTTAGTGTTTTGGAGCTGGGTGGTATCACTACCGAAGTAGTGAACCAGCTCAGCGACAAGTATAATATTCGACCGGTCCGCATCATCAGCGGCACATTCATGACGAGTCTGAATGGCCAGGGCTTCAGCATCACCCTTCTCAACGTCGTTAATACCGATATTGGTGGGCCGGGCATGATTGAGTTGCTGGATGCCCCAAGCGAGGTCACTGGCTGGTCTGCTCCAGTGCAAAAGACATCATGGGAGGCAAAGAATACTGCAACGAGGACAGACACCGCCGGGACAAACAAAGAGACTCAGCCGAGCGGACTACAAATGGATGCTAAGCATGCTACTTCTGTTCTTACCAATGCGCTGGAGCGCGTAATTGCGGCCGAGCCTGAAGTTACCAAGTACGACACCattgttggagatggagactgTGGCATTGGTCTCAAGAGAGGAGCCGAAG CCATCCTGAAGCACATCCAACAGAAGCCCCTGACAGGAGATGTGGTTGTCGACGTGGCTTCCATTGTACAAGTGGTAGAAACCGCCATGGATGGCACTTCTGGTGCTCTTTACGCCATATTCCTCAATGCTCTCGTCCACGCTCTTCGTACCCTGGGATCTGGCGAAGCTGGTCCTTCAGTATGGTCCGCCGCTCTTAAGCTTAGCTGCGAGGCCTTGTCCAAATACACTCCTGCTCAGCCTGGCGATCGCACGCTTGTGGACGCGCTTTATCCCTTTGTCGAGGTTCTGGGCAAGACTGGCGATGTGAAACAGGCTGCTGATGCGGCAAGGAAGGCCGCCGATGAAACCAAGGGCATGCAGGCAAGCCTTGGGCGGTCAGTGTACATAGGCGGCAGTGGATATGAGGAGGTGCCTGATCCTGGTGCTTGGGGATTGGcatgcttcttcttgggacTGGGAGGCGTCAAGCCGACAGAGGAGGGCTGGGAATCTATCTGA